The genomic segment TGGAGATCACGAAGGGAATCTTGAACTGCTGCGCGACCGGGGTGGCCGCGGCGGTCACGGAACTGGAATACCCGCCGGTGAGAACCGGCACCTTGTCCCGGGAGATCAGTTTTTCGACCCCCGACCGTCCCACGTCCGGTTTCCCGGTGTCGTCCTCGAAGCGCAGCTCGATCTTCATCCCGCGGACGCCGCCCTTCGCGTTGATCTCCTCGGCCGCCATCTCGTACGAACGCTTTTCGATCTCGCCGAACTTCGCCTGCGAACCGGTCAGGGGAAGCAGCACACCCACCTTGACGGTTTCCGCGAATCCGGCGGATGCTGTCACGACCAGCGACAGGATCGCCGCGCCGACGACAAACGCCTTGCCGACAGTTCCCTTCATATCCCCTCCCTCGCATTTCCGCCGCCGACCGGCCGAACACCTGCCGCGACGCGGCGCAGTCTGGAATCGATTCACGGGACCCTCCCGCGGCAGCGAGTATATCAGGGGAACAGGCGCGGGTCATCCACAGTTCGATCCGGCCTCCTCCGCCCGCAGGGAGGGAAACGACAGGACCACGAGGATGAGGCGGAGCTTCACGCGGGCCATGGTAGCATTGACATTGCGGGATGGCTATAATAGGGTTTCAGGATGCGGAGAACGCGCCTTTTTCTCGCCACCGGGGCGGCCCTGATTCTCCTTTTTTCCTCCGGATGCTCCGAAAAACTTTCCCGACAGACGGGGCTCACGGACGCCGATCTGCTCGCGCGCGGGCAAAAGCAGGCGGAGCAGAAAAAATACAGGGCCGCGTCGGAGGCCTTCCAGGTCCTCCTCGAGCGGTTCCCCAGCTCCCCGCTGGCGGCGCGGGCGCAGTTCGGTCTCGCTTCGAGCCGGATGGCGAACAAGGAAGAGATCGAGGCGGAGGTGGCGTTCGACGACTTCCTGCGCCTCTACCCCGCGGACCCGAAGATCCCCGACGCCCTGTATCTGAAAGGCGCCCTTCTCTCCCGGCAAGCCCTGCCGCCCGGGAGGGACCAGGGGAAGACGCTGGAGGCGATCAAGGCGTACACGCTGTTCCTCGAGCGGGAGCCGGGCTCCCCGCGCGCGCGGGAGGCCTCCGGGAAAATCCGTGAGCTGCGCAACCGGCTGGCCCTGCACGAGGCGACCGTGGTGAACCACTTCCTCTCCAGAAAACTGTACGACAGCGCCGAGGCACGGGCCCGGCGGGCGGTCGCGGCGTACCCCGACGTGCCGGCCGTCCCGACGCTCCTCTCCCTGCTCACGCGGGCGCTCGAAAAGCAGGGGAAGAGGGACGAGGCGGAGACGATCCGGAAGACGCTGGCGGAGAAATATCCCGAACTCGGAGGGAAGAAACGGTGAGCCGGGAGCTGGCCGGGCTGATCCGGATGGGAAAGAGCGCCGTAAGCGAAGCGGACTGCCTGCGGGCCGAGCGCCACCTGCTCGAGGCCCTCGCGGGCGGCGCGAAATACCCCGACATCCACTACACGCTGGGCCTGATCGACCACCAACGAGGGAATTACCGGCGAGCGGTCGAGCGGTTCGGACAGGCGGTCTCCCTCAACCCCGACTACACCGAAGCGTTGCTTTCCCTCTCCATCACGCTGAACGACATGGGCCGGTACGACGAGGCGCGGGACGCCTACGACCGCGCCGCGGAGATCCTCTCCCGGAAGGGGGGGTCGCCCGGAGAGAACCTGTTCCGCGGGCGGATCGCGAACCTGCACAAGGAGCTCGGGGAACTCTACTTCGCGCTTGGCCAGCACGACGACGCCATCCGCGAATACCGGCACGCCCTCTCCGTCGCGCCGGGGTACCCCGACCTTCGGGTTCGGCTGGTGACGGCACTCCGGGAAGCGGGGCGGACGGACGAGGCACGGAACGAGGTGGACGCGTTTCTCGCGGAGACCCCCGGAAACGCGGCGGCCCTCATCCAGAAGGGGATCCTGCACTACCTCGCCGGGGAGAAGGCGTGGGCGCTCCGCGCGTGGGAAGAGGCGCTCTACAAGGACCCACTCAACAAGATCGTGCAGGTATACCTGAACACCCTCGACCGGGAAAACCAGCCCGGGTAAGTACG from the Deltaproteobacteria bacterium genome contains:
- a CDS encoding tetratricopeptide repeat protein, which encodes MSRELAGLIRMGKSAVSEADCLRAERHLLEALAGGAKYPDIHYTLGLIDHQRGNYRRAVERFGQAVSLNPDYTEALLSLSITLNDMGRYDEARDAYDRAAEILSRKGGSPGENLFRGRIANLHKELGELYFALGQHDDAIREYRHALSVAPGYPDLRVRLVTALREAGRTDEARNEVDAFLAETPGNAAALIQKGILHYLAGEKAWALRAWEEALYKDPLNKIVQVYLNTLDRENQPG
- the bamD gene encoding outer membrane protein assembly factor BamD codes for the protein MRRTRLFLATGAALILLFSSGCSEKLSRQTGLTDADLLARGQKQAEQKKYRAASEAFQVLLERFPSSPLAARAQFGLASSRMANKEEIEAEVAFDDFLRLYPADPKIPDALYLKGALLSRQALPPGRDQGKTLEAIKAYTLFLEREPGSPRAREASGKIRELRNRLALHEATVVNHFLSRKLYDSAEARARRAVAAYPDVPAVPTLLSLLTRALEKQGKRDEAETIRKTLAEKYPELGGKKR